CTTCTAGAAATAAAAGACAAACTAAAAGAACCAAGAACAAATGAATATGGAAGAGCAGATAAAGCTGTGGCTTGGATGCTGTTAGCTAAATTATATTTAAATGCAGAGGTGTACACAGGAGAACAAAGATATAAAGAAGCTGTTGAGTATTCTGATAAAGTAAATAATGCAGCCTATTCACTAAATCCAAAATACGAAAATTTATTTTTAGCTGATAACAATATAGACAATAATGAAGTTATTTTTCCAATTAATTTCAATGGTACAAGTACAAGGACTTGGGGAGGAACTACTTACATTATTCACGCAGGTGTAGGAGGTAGCATGAAGGCTTCAGAATATGGAATTAACGGAGGTTGGTATGGTTTGAGAACGACAAAAAGTTTAGTTGAAAAATTTCCAAATACAAATGGAACTAAAGATGTCAGAGGTAGATTCTATACAGATGGACAAACATTGGAAATAAACAATGTCTCAAATTTCTCAGAAGGATATCCGTTGATTAAGTTTAAAAATATAACTTCTACAGGTAGAGCTGGATCGGATGCTACTGGAAATTTTGTAGATACAGATTTTCCTTTATTTAGACTAGCAGATTCTTATCTAATGTATGCAGAGGCCGTTCTTAGAGGAGGTGGCGGAGATAAATCTAAGGCCTTAGATTTAGTAAATAAGATTAGGGAGAGAGCTTATAGAAGCAAAGACGGAAATATTAGAGAAAGCGAACTTACTTTAGATTTTATTTTAGATGAAAGAGCTCGTGAACTAGCTTGGGAAGCAATGAGAAGAACTGATTTGATCAGGTATAATAAATTTACTACGGGGCAATATGTTTGGCCGTGGAAAGGAGGTGTGAAAGAAGGTAAAGGTGTTGAGGAATTCAAAAATCTTTATCCAATACCATCAAAGGATTTAATCGTAAATACTAATTTAATTCAAAATAAAGGATATTAAAATATAATAAAGTATGAAGAAGATTTTTGTAGTATTAATTACATTGATTTCGGTTTCAATTTTTGGACAAAGTCTAAAATCACCAAATGGAGATTTTCAATTAGACTTTAGTTTAAAAGATGGAGTGCCATATTACAATTTAAAGTATAAAGGAGAACAAATCATAAATGATTCAAAGTTAGGTTTTGAAATATATAAAGAAGCAACATACAACCTTAAAGATATTACTAATCAGGAAAGTTACAGTTTTGATTCTGGGTTTAAGTTCGTGTCAGAAAGTAGAGACTCGAAAAACGAGAAATGGAAACCTGTTTTGGGAGAAAAAAAAGAATATGTAAATCATTATAATGAATTAGATGTGAGGTTGTTGCATGAAAAAGATGATAAGGTTTTAATTATTCAATTTAGGTTATTTGATGATGGGCTAGCGTTCCGCTATGAATTTCCAGAACAAAAGAATTTAAATTATTTCATAATTAAAGAGGAAAACTCCGAGTTCAATCTGCCATTTGACCCAAAAGCTTGGTGGATTGCGGGAGACTATGATACGCAAGAGTATGTTTATCAAACCTCAAAATTGTCAGAGGTGCCTGAAAGATGGGAACAAAGCGTAGAGCAAAATGTTTCACAATCTCCGATTAAAAATGCAGTGCAATCACCTTTGATGCTTAAGCGAGAAGATGGGAAACCGTTGTATTTAAATATTGCTGAAGCTGCTGTAATTAACTATCCAGCATCAAATTTAGATGTGGATGCAAATAAATTAAGTTTAAAAATTCATTTAACGCCAGATGTGCAAGGAGCAAAAGGATATATCCAGACAAGTGCATTTACACCTTGGAGAGTCGTGATTGTTTCTCCAAAGGCTGAGGGTGTTTTGGCATCAAAAATGATTTTTAACTTGAATGAGCCGACAAAATATCAAGATACTTCATGGATAAAACCAACCAAATACATGGGAGTTTGGTGGGAAATGATTATCGGAAAATCTTCGTGGGCTTATTCAGATGCCGACAATGTGAAAATTGGAGAAACTGATTTTTCTAAGTTAAAGCCAACTGGAAAGCACGCTGCAAATAATGAAAAAGTCAAAGAATATATTGATTTTGCTGCAGAAAATGGATTTGACGGCTTATTGATTGAAGGTTGGAATGAAGGTTGGGAAGATTGGTTCGGGAAATCAAAAGAATTTGTATTTGACTTCATTTCACCTTATCCAGATTTTGACATAAAAATGTTGAACGATTATGCTCATAAAAAAGGAATCAAATTAATTATGCACCACGAAACATCTGGCTCTGCAACCAATTATGAGAGATGGGCAGACGATGCATTTAAATTGATGAACAAATATGGGTATGATGCGGTAAAAACGGGATATGTAGGGAACATCATCCCGAGAGGAGAACACCATTATAGCCAATGGATGATCAATCATTACAATAGAATTGCAGAAAAAGCAGCCAAATATAAAGTGATGGTAAATTCACACGAATCTGTGAGACCAACGGGTTTGAGCAGAACTTATCCTAACTGGGTCGCAGCAGAAGCAGCACGAGGTACAGAATATGAAGTGTTTGGAGGAAATCCACCAGAGCATCAAACAATTTTGCCATTTACTCGATTTATGGGAGGAGCAATGGATTACACGCCAGGAATTTTTCAAACCAAAATCGATTATTATTTCCCTGGAGATACAAGATTTGTAAAAACAACTTTGGCTAAGCAATTAGGTCTTTATGTTGTGATGTATTCGCCATTGCAGATGGCAGCAGATTTGCCAGAGAATTATAAAAAACATATGGATGCATTCCAATTTATAAAAGATGTACCTGCCGATTGGGATGACACAATTATTCTTGCAGCAGAACCAGGTGATTATATTCACACTGCTAGAAAAGCTAAGGGAAAGAATGAATGGTATGTTGGGGGGATTACCGATGAGAATGCAAGAGATTATATAGTGAATCTTTCTTTCTTGGATAAAGGTAAAAAATATGAAGCAACTATTTATGAAGACGGTAAAAATGCCGATTATGAGAAAAATCCGCAGTCTTACCATATTTATAAAAAAGTAGTAACTAATAAGTCTAAGATAAAGATTA
This Ornithobacterium rhinotracheale DNA region includes the following protein-coding sequences:
- a CDS encoding RagB/SusD family nutrient uptake outer membrane protein, with the protein product MILRNIKIGLLAIFVSMGFYSCEKDLGEFDSSSYTSEKVYENPENYIGVLAKCYAGLAVGGQTDGDGSQDIGGIDGGMSNYLRQYFQLQELPTDEAIIAWGEANLPDLHNMTWGADNQFTTAMYYRVMYQVTLANEFIRETSDSRLNSRGFSVTDIEKIKGYRAEARFLRALSYYHALDLFGNMPFVDENFKIGASQPPRIKRAELFKFVEKELLEIKDKLKEPRTNEYGRADKAVAWMLLAKLYLNAEVYTGEQRYKEAVEYSDKVNNAAYSLNPKYENLFLADNNIDNNEVIFPINFNGTSTRTWGGTTYIIHAGVGGSMKASEYGINGGWYGLRTTKSLVEKFPNTNGTKDVRGRFYTDGQTLEINNVSNFSEGYPLIKFKNITSTGRAGSDATGNFVDTDFPLFRLADSYLMYAEAVLRGGGGDKSKALDLVNKIRERAYRSKDGNIRESELTLDFILDERARELAWEAMRRTDLIRYNKFTTGQYVWPWKGGVKEGKGVEEFKNLYPIPSKDLIVNTNLIQNKGY
- a CDS encoding glycoside hydrolase family 97 protein, with the translated sequence MKKIFVVLITLISVSIFGQSLKSPNGDFQLDFSLKDGVPYYNLKYKGEQIINDSKLGFEIYKEATYNLKDITNQESYSFDSGFKFVSESRDSKNEKWKPVLGEKKEYVNHYNELDVRLLHEKDDKVLIIQFRLFDDGLAFRYEFPEQKNLNYFIIKEENSEFNLPFDPKAWWIAGDYDTQEYVYQTSKLSEVPERWEQSVEQNVSQSPIKNAVQSPLMLKREDGKPLYLNIAEAAVINYPASNLDVDANKLSLKIHLTPDVQGAKGYIQTSAFTPWRVVIVSPKAEGVLASKMIFNLNEPTKYQDTSWIKPTKYMGVWWEMIIGKSSWAYSDADNVKIGETDFSKLKPTGKHAANNEKVKEYIDFAAENGFDGLLIEGWNEGWEDWFGKSKEFVFDFISPYPDFDIKMLNDYAHKKGIKLIMHHETSGSATNYERWADDAFKLMNKYGYDAVKTGYVGNIIPRGEHHYSQWMINHYNRIAEKAAKYKVMVNSHESVRPTGLSRTYPNWVAAEAARGTEYEVFGGNPPEHQTILPFTRFMGGAMDYTPGIFQTKIDYYFPGDTRFVKTTLAKQLGLYVVMYSPLQMAADLPENYKKHMDAFQFIKDVPADWDDTIILAAEPGDYIHTARKAKGKNEWYVGGITDENARDYIVNLSFLDKGKKYEATIYEDGKNADYEKNPQSYHIYKKVVTNKSKIKIKMARSGGYAISLKPIK